A window of Palaemon carinicauda isolate YSFRI2023 chromosome 27, ASM3689809v2, whole genome shotgun sequence contains these coding sequences:
- the LOC137621100 gene encoding uncharacterized protein isoform X2 has product MILVLDQERVTFVSSNMDPDGKDIELEEHTHFYLKCTVSGIPTPQIMWFKVNSQRTVLPICLASSGFCYYHGWTSSPINQISTACTVALQPSCKSNSLSERFVIEACEIF; this is encoded by the exons ATGATCCTGGTACTTG ATCAAGAGAGGGTAACCTTTGTTAGCTCAAATATGGATCCAGATGGCAAGGACATAGAATTGGAAGAACATACACACTTTTATCTGAAGTGCACTGTTTCCGGTATTCCAACACCACAAATTATGTGGTTCAAG GTTAACAGTCAAAGGACTGTCCTGCCCATCTGCCTAGCATCATCTGGTTTTTGCTACTATCATGGATGGACCTCTTCTCCAATCAACCAGATTAGTACTGCATGTACAGTAGCCCTACAGCCCTCATGCAAGTCTAATTCCCTATCAGAGAGGTTTGTAATAGAGGCTTGTGAAATATTCTAG